The following proteins are encoded in a genomic region of Thermoanaerobaculia bacterium:
- a CDS encoding ChbG/HpnK family deacetylase, translating to MKRLVVTGDDFGFSRGANRAIAEAHDRGILTAASLMVTGAAADEAVAIARARPALAVGLHLVLVR from the coding sequence CTGAAGCGACTCGTCGTCACCGGCGACGATTTCGGATTCTCCCGCGGCGCCAACCGCGCCATCGCCGAGGCCCACGACCGCGGCATCCTGACGGCCGCGAGCCTGATGGTGACGGGCGCGGCCGCCGACGAAGCCGTCGCGATCGCGCGCGCCCGTCCCGCGCTCGCCGTCGGGCTCCACCTCGTCCTCGTCCG
- the hpnJ gene encoding hopanoid biosynthesis associated radical SAM protein HpnJ, with the protein MHRRACRYTPSVRTLFLNPPSFDGFDGGAGSRYQARREVRSFWYPTWLAQPAALVPDSRLVDAPARGLGLADVLPMAPEYELAVLHTSTPSYPSDVRVAEAMKKENPKLRIGFVGAHVAVSPEASLAASPAIDFVARNEFDYTIAEVAQGRALSAIDGVSWRDGDRIVHNPERATIENMDGLPPVIDVYKRDLVVEDYFIGYLEHPYVSLYTGRGCRSRCTFCLWPQTIGGHRYRTRSPENVAQEIRRAKEYFPQVKEYFFDDDTFTDDAPRAEAIARLLGKIGVTWSCNAKAIVPYETLKVLKDNGLRLLLVGYESGSQQILNNIRKGTRIDWARRFTEDCHRLGIVIHGTFIVGLPGETPETIEETIRFAREINPHTIQVSLAAPYPGTELHRQALENGWFVDSGLVGTDGVQVSSLEYPGLSHRQIFESLERFYKRFYFRPKKMAEMAWEMLSTAGMMKRRLREGAEFLRFMTAREDQA; encoded by the coding sequence ATGCATCGCCGGGCCTGCCGCTATACTCCCTCTGTGAGGACGCTTTTCCTCAACCCTCCCTCCTTCGACGGATTCGACGGGGGAGCCGGCTCGCGGTACCAGGCCCGGCGCGAAGTCCGCTCGTTCTGGTATCCGACATGGCTGGCGCAGCCGGCGGCGCTCGTGCCGGACAGCCGCCTCGTCGACGCGCCCGCGCGCGGCCTCGGCCTGGCCGACGTTCTGCCGATGGCCCCCGAATACGAGCTCGCCGTGCTCCACACGAGCACGCCGTCGTATCCCTCGGACGTCCGCGTCGCGGAGGCGATGAAGAAGGAGAATCCGAAGCTCCGGATCGGATTCGTCGGCGCGCACGTGGCCGTCTCGCCCGAAGCGTCTCTGGCGGCGTCGCCCGCGATCGACTTCGTCGCGCGCAACGAGTTCGACTACACGATCGCGGAGGTCGCGCAGGGACGCGCCCTCTCCGCCATCGACGGAGTGAGCTGGCGCGACGGCGATCGGATCGTCCACAACCCGGAGCGCGCGACGATCGAGAACATGGACGGGCTGCCGCCCGTCATCGACGTCTACAAGCGCGACCTCGTCGTCGAGGACTATTTCATCGGTTACCTCGAGCATCCGTACGTCTCCCTCTACACGGGGCGCGGATGCCGGTCGCGGTGCACGTTCTGCCTCTGGCCGCAGACGATCGGCGGGCATCGCTATCGCACGCGCTCGCCCGAGAACGTGGCGCAGGAAATCCGCCGCGCGAAGGAGTACTTCCCGCAGGTGAAGGAATACTTCTTCGACGACGACACGTTCACCGACGATGCCCCGCGCGCCGAGGCGATCGCCCGACTCCTCGGGAAGATCGGCGTCACCTGGTCGTGCAACGCCAAGGCGATCGTCCCGTATGAGACGCTGAAGGTCCTGAAGGACAACGGGCTGCGGCTCCTCCTCGTCGGCTACGAATCGGGGTCGCAGCAGATCCTGAACAACATCCGGAAGGGGACGCGAATCGACTGGGCCCGGCGGTTCACGGAGGACTGCCACCGCCTCGGCATCGTGATCCACGGGACGTTCATCGTCGGGCTCCCCGGCGAGACGCCCGAGACGATCGAGGAGACGATCCGCTTCGCGCGGGAGATCAACCCCCACACGATCCAGGTCTCGCTCGCCGCGCCGTATCCGGGCACCGAGCTCCACCGGCAGGCGCTCGAGAACGGCTGGTTCGTGGATTCGGGGCTGGTCGGCACCGACGGCGTCCAGGTGAGCTCGCTCGAGTATCCCGGTCTCTCGCACCGGCAGATCTTCGAGTCGCTCGAGCGCTTCTACAAGCGGTTCTACTTCCGTCCGAAGAAGATGGCCGAGATGGCGTGGGAGATGCTGTCGACCGCCGGGATGATGAAGCGCCGCCTGCGCGAAGGCGCCGAGTTCCTGCGCTTCATGACCGCCCGCGAGGACCAGGCCTGA
- the ispH gene encoding 4-hydroxy-3-methylbut-2-enyl diphosphate reductase, with product MPETAPPPRVEKLLIAGLRGFCAGVVRAIDVVEKALAVCDGPVYVRKEIIHNRYVVDELRRKGARFVDEVDDAPEGSWLVYSAHGVSPEVRDNARRRGLRTIDATCPLVTKVHLEALGYAKKGFTILFIGHEDHDETIGTFGEAPDAIRIVGTREDAETVAVLDPSRVAYLTQTTLSLDDTREIVEALRRRFPQMVNPAKDDICYATQNRQDAVRAMAPTVDALLVLGAPNSSNSLRLCEVSIRLGVPAHLIERAEQIRPEWLAGVRILGLTASASAPEVLVWEVVDYAREKLGVEVVEEFRTVTEDVHFSLPPELRALLPAHDSPAR from the coding sequence ATGCCTGAAACCGCTCCACCGCCGCGCGTCGAGAAGCTCCTGATCGCGGGACTCCGCGGGTTCTGCGCCGGCGTCGTGCGCGCGATCGACGTCGTCGAGAAGGCTCTCGCCGTGTGCGACGGCCCCGTCTACGTCCGCAAGGAGATCATCCACAACCGCTATGTCGTCGACGAGCTCCGCCGCAAGGGAGCGCGGTTCGTCGACGAGGTCGACGACGCGCCGGAAGGATCGTGGCTCGTCTACTCGGCGCACGGCGTCTCTCCGGAGGTCCGCGACAATGCCCGGCGCCGGGGCCTCCGCACGATCGACGCGACGTGCCCGCTCGTCACGAAGGTCCACCTCGAGGCGCTGGGCTACGCGAAGAAGGGGTTCACGATCCTGTTCATCGGCCACGAGGATCACGACGAGACGATCGGCACTTTCGGCGAGGCGCCCGACGCGATCCGCATCGTGGGCACCCGGGAGGACGCGGAGACCGTCGCCGTGTTGGACCCGTCGCGCGTCGCCTATCTCACCCAGACGACGCTCTCCCTCGACGACACTCGCGAGATCGTCGAAGCGCTCCGGAGGCGGTTTCCGCAGATGGTCAATCCCGCCAAGGACGACATCTGCTACGCCACCCAGAACCGGCAGGACGCGGTCCGCGCGATGGCGCCCACCGTCGACGCGCTGCTCGTGCTCGGCGCGCCGAACAGCTCGAACTCGCTGCGGCTCTGCGAGGTCTCGATCCGGCTCGGCGTTCCGGCGCACCTGATCGAGCGCGCCGAGCAGATCCGGCCCGAATGGCTCGCGGGCGTCCGCATCCTCGGACTGACGGCGAGCGCTTCGGCGCCCGAGGTCCTCGTCTGGGAGGTCGTCGACTACGCTCGCGAGAAGCTCGGCGTCGAGGTCGTCGAGGAGTTCCGGACGGTGACGGAAGACGTCCACTTCTCCCTCCCGCCCGAGCTTCGGGCGCTGCTCCCGGCGCACGACTCCCCGGCGCGCTGA
- a CDS encoding TonB-dependent receptor, which yields MSKKTLIVIALGVPLAVLGQDAPAAPAPPVHEEIVVTADRVPEPRDEAPAAVSTLDRAEIDALPAENLGELLRYLPGFELFFGTDAGGTPPMLTARGFFGGGDAEYVQVRVDGVPVGDANSGIVDWRALPADRIDRIEAVRGPASPLYGDTALAGMIEVFTRRTENGATASASAGSFGTAAASAAVRVPAGEGDVSAAGSASRTDGFRAHSTENDERFAVEAGRRAESGDWALRVTGTAKDRDDPGQLPLDAARSDPRASDPEFRFDREKTDRLRASLSLERSDALVPFRALLYGALRRTDLVRTLLVAPALGETAAQALDSNGAGAILDGRWTAPDSLGGVRLRGAAEWSRDSVDSVYRSVGDDGSIDGRIGAARGDRDRIGAFVAADADPFARLRLTAGLRWDRVADRLAEPRVSAVHEAWSPQVGAVVFLGSRGTASPSIFARWSRAFKAATFDQQFDPRPFSDFQGGSFTVSNPELSPQRARMLEGGVRAPAAAGRIEATAYRIDVDDEIDFDPAIFRYRNIGRSRHTGIETRAAWSWSPGLSTFASWDWTRVESRGGENRGRQLKNIPEHVVRAGVSARLPGELEAEAAWTWTARRWLDDADRFRLSDASVVDLRVSRRFGDFRVRLDVANLADARYADVGFTLSDFQGRDVPYVYPSAGRSIRVGLDWRR from the coding sequence TTGAGCAAGAAGACGTTGATCGTGATCGCCCTCGGCGTTCCGCTCGCCGTTCTCGGCCAGGACGCGCCCGCGGCGCCCGCGCCTCCCGTCCACGAGGAGATCGTCGTGACGGCGGACCGGGTCCCGGAGCCCCGCGACGAAGCGCCGGCCGCGGTTTCCACGCTCGACCGCGCCGAAATCGACGCTCTCCCCGCCGAGAACCTGGGGGAGCTCCTGCGGTACCTGCCCGGGTTCGAGCTCTTCTTCGGCACGGATGCCGGCGGCACGCCGCCCATGCTGACCGCGCGCGGGTTCTTCGGCGGAGGAGACGCCGAGTACGTGCAGGTCCGCGTCGACGGCGTGCCCGTCGGGGACGCGAACTCCGGGATCGTGGACTGGCGCGCGCTCCCCGCCGACCGCATCGACCGCATCGAGGCGGTGCGCGGACCGGCGTCGCCCCTCTACGGCGACACGGCCCTGGCCGGCATGATCGAGGTCTTCACGCGGCGCACGGAGAACGGCGCGACCGCCTCGGCATCCGCCGGCAGCTTCGGAACCGCCGCCGCCAGCGCCGCCGTGCGCGTCCCCGCGGGAGAGGGAGACGTCTCGGCCGCGGGCAGCGCGTCGCGCACGGACGGTTTTCGCGCGCATTCGACCGAGAACGACGAGCGCTTCGCCGTCGAAGCCGGCCGCCGCGCCGAATCGGGGGATTGGGCGCTGCGGGTGACCGGGACCGCGAAGGACCGCGACGACCCGGGACAGCTCCCGCTCGACGCCGCGCGGTCGGACCCGCGGGCCTCCGACCCGGAGTTCCGTTTCGACCGGGAGAAGACCGACCGTCTGCGCGCCTCGCTCTCGCTCGAGCGCAGCGACGCGCTCGTTCCGTTCCGGGCGCTCCTCTACGGCGCCCTCCGGCGGACGGACCTGGTCCGGACGCTGCTCGTCGCGCCCGCCCTCGGGGAGACGGCGGCGCAGGCGCTCGACTCCAACGGCGCCGGAGCGATCCTCGACGGGCGGTGGACGGCGCCCGATTCCCTCGGGGGAGTCCGGCTGCGCGGCGCAGCGGAGTGGTCGCGCGATTCCGTCGACAGCGTCTACCGGTCGGTGGGCGACGACGGGTCGATCGACGGGAGGATCGGCGCGGCTCGGGGAGACCGGGACCGGATCGGCGCGTTCGTCGCCGCCGACGCCGACCCGTTCGCCCGCCTTCGCCTGACCGCGGGGCTGCGCTGGGACCGCGTGGCCGACCGGCTGGCCGAGCCGCGGGTCTCCGCCGTCCACGAGGCGTGGTCGCCGCAGGTGGGCGCGGTCGTCTTCCTGGGGTCGCGCGGAACCGCGAGCCCCTCGATCTTCGCGCGCTGGTCGCGAGCCTTCAAGGCGGCGACCTTCGACCAGCAGTTCGACCCGCGCCCGTTCTCCGATTTCCAGGGAGGGAGTTTCACCGTGTCGAATCCGGAGCTCTCGCCTCAGCGCGCGCGGATGCTCGAGGGCGGCGTGCGGGCGCCCGCCGCGGCCGGAAGGATCGAGGCGACCGCGTACCGGATCGACGTCGACGACGAGATCGACTTCGACCCGGCGATCTTCCGCTACCGCAACATCGGCCGGAGCCGTCACACGGGGATCGAGACGCGGGCGGCGTGGAGCTGGTCGCCCGGGCTTTCGACCTTCGCGTCGTGGGACTGGACGCGGGTCGAGTCGCGCGGGGGAGAGAATCGGGGACGGCAGCTCAAGAACATTCCCGAGCACGTCGTTCGCGCCGGCGTCTCCGCCCGGCTGCCGGGAGAGCTCGAGGCCGAGGCCGCCTGGACGTGGACGGCTCGGCGCTGGCTCGACGACGCCGACCGGTTCCGGCTCTCCGACGCCTCGGTCGTCGATCTTCGGGTGTCGCGGCGGTTCGGCGATTTCCGCGTCCGGCTCGACGTCGCGAACCTCGCGGATGCGCGCTACGCCGACGTCGGCTTCACCCTGTCCGATTTCCAGGGTCGCGACGTGCCGTACGTGTATCCCTCCGCCGGACGGAGCATCCGGGTCGGTCTCGACTGGAGGCGGTGA
- a CDS encoding response regulator, with translation MGQAKLILAIDDDADFREGLTDVLDEFGYRVRTAANGREALEALRTEPAPDVILLDLRMPEMDGRTFRREQARDEKLSGIPLVVVSGSLEVDEEAESLGASAVLPKPFGVDELLKSIETVIQH, from the coding sequence GTGGGACAGGCGAAGCTCATCCTCGCGATCGACGACGACGCGGACTTCCGAGAGGGGTTGACCGACGTCCTCGACGAGTTCGGCTACCGGGTCCGGACCGCCGCCAACGGCCGGGAAGCCCTCGAGGCGCTGCGAACGGAGCCCGCGCCCGACGTGATCCTCCTGGATCTCCGGATGCCGGAGATGGACGGGCGGACGTTCCGACGGGAGCAGGCCCGGGACGAGAAGCTTTCCGGCATTCCGCTCGTCGTCGTGTCCGGCTCCCTCGAGGTCGACGAGGAAGCGGAGTCGCTCGGGGCCTCGGCCGTCCTTCCCAAGCCGTTCGGCGTCGACGAGCTGCTCAAGTCCATCGAAACCGTTATTCAACACTAG
- a CDS encoding diguanylate cyclase, with product MPAARPRPPARTRILIVEDDPATRAGLEGLLGGHTWADVVTAASLDEGRQALARFDPDICLTDLKLPDGSGIDFIRSARQEVRRDVIVVTGNGSIDTAVEAMKEGAFDYLLKPLRPAEIGVVLERLERKREIQRQVREQETRFQALIEHSSDAIALLSSDGSVLYASPSTARILGHRSEDIIGSRWFDHLHAEDAAAASDFFEAILAGPGRPGTFEARIASRGGQWRWIEITMTNLLAEPSVDAVVVNYRDVTERRRAVDELEYRAFHDSLTGLPNRALFLDRLGQAIALARREGKKLAVMFIDLDDLKRVNDTLGHSAGDALIRGVTERLRACVREADTLARVGGDEFTLLIPEVADESDAVTVATKTLASVAEPFAIHGQEVAVTTSIGIGFYPRDGSDAEALMACADKALYRAKRTGKNRYRFSSLFE from the coding sequence ATGCCGGCGGCGAGGCCTCGCCCTCCGGCGCGCACGCGAATCCTCATCGTCGAAGACGACCCGGCGACCCGCGCCGGCCTCGAAGGACTGCTGGGAGGCCACACTTGGGCCGACGTCGTCACCGCGGCGTCCCTCGACGAGGGGCGTCAGGCGCTCGCCCGGTTCGATCCGGACATCTGCCTGACCGATCTCAAGCTTCCGGACGGAAGCGGGATCGACTTCATCCGCTCCGCGCGGCAGGAAGTGCGGCGCGACGTGATCGTCGTCACCGGCAACGGCTCGATCGACACCGCGGTCGAGGCGATGAAGGAGGGGGCGTTCGACTACCTCCTCAAGCCGCTGAGGCCCGCGGAGATCGGCGTGGTGCTCGAGCGCCTCGAGCGCAAGCGTGAGATCCAGCGCCAGGTCCGCGAGCAGGAGACGCGCTTCCAGGCGCTCATCGAGCACAGCTCCGACGCGATCGCGCTGCTCTCTTCCGACGGGTCGGTCCTCTACGCGAGCCCGTCGACGGCGCGGATCCTCGGCCACCGGAGCGAGGACATCATCGGGAGCCGCTGGTTCGACCATCTCCACGCCGAAGACGCGGCCGCAGCCTCCGATTTCTTCGAGGCGATCCTCGCCGGCCCGGGGCGCCCCGGCACCTTCGAGGCGCGGATCGCCAGCCGCGGCGGCCAATGGCGCTGGATCGAGATAACCATGACGAACCTGCTCGCGGAGCCGAGTGTGGACGCCGTCGTCGTCAACTATCGCGACGTGACCGAGCGGCGGCGCGCGGTCGACGAGCTGGAGTACCGCGCCTTCCACGATTCCCTGACGGGCCTCCCGAACCGGGCGCTTTTTCTCGACCGCCTCGGTCAGGCGATCGCGCTCGCGCGCCGGGAGGGAAAGAAGCTGGCGGTGATGTTCATCGACCTCGACGACCTGAAACGGGTCAACGACACGCTCGGGCATTCCGCGGGCGACGCGCTGATCCGAGGAGTCACCGAGCGTCTGCGCGCGTGCGTGCGCGAGGCGGACACGCTCGCCCGGGTCGGAGGCGACGAGTTCACGCTGCTGATTCCGGAGGTCGCCGACGAGTCGGACGCGGTCACCGTCGCGACGAAGACGCTCGCGAGCGTCGCCGAGCCGTTCGCGATCCACGGGCAGGAGGTCGCCGTCACGACGAGCATCGGGATCGGCTTCTATCCGCGCGACGGATCCGACGCCGAGGCGCTCATGGCCTGCGCCGACAAGGCGCTCTACCGGGCCAAACGGACCGGCAAGAACCGGTACCGATTCAGCTCCCTTTTCGAATAG
- a CDS encoding ATP-binding protein encodes MEDRSDSVDARLADLERREIEQAQFIADVSHELRTPLTILRGGIEVAIEGDRTADEYRQALSEALVEVQHLVRISENLLFLARGTAGRVTISFARVDLRRFAEERSREFESAAIEKGLELLFEAPARPVGILADPSRLKEVFQNLLENAIRYTEKGHVRVRVSIEGGQAALAVEDTGVGIDPQDVPNVFDRFFRSDRARRAYRGGSGLGLSIVRWIVEAHKGTVRVESRPGKGSTFFVTFPLIS; translated from the coding sequence GTGGAGGACCGCTCCGACTCGGTCGATGCCAGGCTCGCGGACCTGGAGCGCCGCGAGATCGAACAGGCGCAGTTCATCGCGGACGTCTCGCACGAGCTCCGGACGCCGCTGACGATCCTGCGCGGCGGAATCGAGGTCGCGATCGAAGGCGATCGGACGGCCGACGAGTACCGGCAGGCGCTCTCGGAGGCGCTCGTGGAGGTCCAGCACCTGGTCCGGATCTCCGAAAATCTGCTCTTCCTCGCGCGGGGAACGGCCGGCCGCGTGACGATCTCGTTCGCCCGCGTCGACCTGCGCCGGTTCGCCGAGGAGCGGTCCCGCGAGTTCGAGTCGGCCGCGATCGAGAAGGGGCTCGAGCTCCTCTTCGAGGCCCCGGCGCGTCCCGTCGGGATTCTCGCGGACCCCAGCCGCCTGAAGGAAGTCTTCCAGAACCTGCTCGAGAACGCGATCCGGTACACCGAGAAAGGGCACGTGCGCGTCCGCGTCTCGATCGAAGGGGGTCAGGCCGCCCTGGCCGTGGAGGACACGGGCGTCGGTATCGACCCGCAGGACGTCCCCAACGTGTTCGACCGTTTCTTCCGCTCCGACCGGGCGCGCCGGGCGTACAGGGGAGGGTCGGGGCTCGGCCTCTCGATCGTCCGGTGGATCGTCGAGGCCCACAAGGGCACGGTGCGCGTCGAGAGCCGGCCGGGGAAGGGGTCGACGTTCTTCGTCACCTTCCCGCTGATTTCCTAG
- a CDS encoding response regulator transcription factor codes for MTSILIVEDEKKIADFLRKGLSEKGYTVDVASDSDGALEDAVAQPHDLIILDLLLPGSRDGLDLCRELRRRGVASKILMLTARDTVENKIEGLDSGADDYLVKPFSYRELLARLRALTRRSEIKEIGPLECDGLLYEPSSRTARMGDATVELTMREGAILELLLRRKGKVVSRAEIAARVWEDTSDLSTNIIDVYINSIRKKIDGPARGRIRTVRGVGYSMGA; via the coding sequence ATGACCTCGATCCTGATCGTTGAAGACGAGAAGAAGATCGCCGACTTCCTGCGCAAGGGACTGTCGGAGAAGGGCTACACGGTCGACGTCGCGTCCGATAGCGACGGCGCTCTCGAAGACGCCGTCGCGCAACCGCACGACCTGATCATCCTCGACCTGCTGCTCCCGGGCTCCCGCGACGGGCTCGATCTGTGCCGCGAGCTCCGCCGCCGCGGGGTGGCGTCGAAGATCCTGATGCTGACGGCGCGCGACACCGTCGAGAACAAGATCGAGGGCCTCGATTCCGGCGCGGACGACTACCTCGTCAAGCCGTTCTCCTACCGCGAGCTCCTCGCCCGGCTGCGCGCGCTGACGCGGCGGAGCGAGATCAAGGAGATCGGGCCTCTCGAGTGCGACGGGCTCCTCTACGAGCCGTCGTCGCGCACCGCGCGGATGGGCGATGCGACCGTCGAGCTCACGATGCGCGAGGGGGCGATCCTCGAGCTCCTCCTGCGCCGAAAGGGAAAGGTCGTCTCGCGCGCCGAGATCGCGGCCCGCGTCTGGGAGGACACCTCGGATCTCTCGACGAACATCATCGACGTCTACATCAACTCCATCCGGAAGAAGATCGACGGCCCGGCGCGCGGACGCATCCGGACGGTTCGCGGCGTCGGATACTCGATGGGCGCCTGA
- a CDS encoding MoaD/ThiS family protein gives MRVRLLYFASFRDAVGVDQEVRDVEDGTSVAHLWRSLQVSVPHFARFGTMPAVAVNCEYVSGTRTLSDDDEVAFLPPIAGG, from the coding sequence ATGCGGGTCCGGCTCCTCTATTTCGCCTCGTTTCGCGACGCCGTCGGCGTCGATCAGGAGGTCCGCGACGTGGAGGACGGCACGTCCGTCGCGCACCTCTGGCGGAGCCTCCAGGTCTCGGTCCCGCATTTCGCCCGGTTCGGGACGATGCCCGCCGTCGCCGTCAATTGCGAGTACGTCTCCGGCACGCGGACGCTCTCGGACGACGACGAGGTCGCGTTCCTTCCGCCGATCGCGGGGGGTTGA
- a CDS encoding molybdenum cofactor biosynthesis protein MoaE, with the protein MARAAGERPRLSPEPLRVGELIAAARRDSDGAIAAFVGVVRDRNEGLPVESVEYAAWGEMAERELEKIERELGAAFPETLTLVRHRVGTLAVGEESVAIVAVSPHRADAFAACREAIEAVKRRVPIWKLERGPGREPAWVDPTRSGPGRPL; encoded by the coding sequence ATGGCCCGCGCGGCCGGAGAGCGCCCGCGGCTCTCCCCGGAGCCCCTCAGGGTCGGCGAGCTGATCGCCGCGGCCCGCCGCGATTCCGACGGTGCGATCGCCGCTTTCGTCGGCGTCGTCCGCGACCGCAACGAGGGGCTCCCGGTCGAGTCGGTCGAGTACGCGGCCTGGGGCGAGATGGCCGAGCGCGAGCTCGAGAAGATCGAGCGGGAGCTCGGCGCCGCGTTTCCGGAGACCCTCACGCTGGTCCGCCACCGCGTCGGAACGCTGGCGGTCGGCGAGGAATCGGTCGCGATCGTCGCCGTCTCGCCGCATCGCGCCGACGCGTTCGCCGCCTGCCGGGAGGCGATCGAAGCCGTCAAGAGACGCGTCCCGATCTGGAAGCTCGAGCGCGGGCCCGGACGCGAACCGGCCTGGGTCGACCCGACTCGGAGCGGACCGGGGCGGCCCCTCTGA
- a CDS encoding enoyl-CoA hydratase/isomerase family protein, whose product MSTVTEDRSKTRDWTAPEFDQELIHYRNEGGVAVIEMDDPPANTYTYAFNRQLDDAILRARFDDGAHVILLRGKGDKFFSAGANINMLNAVTPEFKYYFCLHANETLLRLEHSPKLVIAALNGHTVGGGLEIALAADLRIARKDAGKIGLPEVNLGVLPGTGGTTRLARIVGKSKAIELMVTGNTYTFEEAQEMGVVNQVWEGSPAEWWEQVMDYARQFCPPNKAPMAVGHIKRSVQTGSEIPIESALALERELQSLLFKSKDAKEGLSANVEKRTPKFSGK is encoded by the coding sequence ATGAGCACCGTTACCGAAGACCGATCCAAAACCCGCGACTGGACCGCACCGGAGTTCGACCAGGAGCTGATCCACTACCGCAACGAGGGGGGGGTCGCCGTCATCGAGATGGACGATCCGCCCGCCAACACCTACACCTACGCGTTCAACCGTCAGCTCGACGACGCGATCCTCCGGGCGCGCTTCGACGACGGCGCCCACGTCATCCTCCTGCGCGGCAAGGGGGACAAGTTCTTCTCGGCGGGGGCGAACATCAACATGCTGAACGCCGTGACCCCCGAGTTCAAGTACTACTTCTGCCTCCACGCCAACGAGACGCTTCTGCGCCTCGAGCACTCCCCGAAGCTCGTGATCGCCGCCCTGAACGGCCATACCGTCGGAGGCGGGCTCGAGATCGCGCTCGCCGCCGACCTCCGCATCGCGCGCAAGGACGCGGGGAAGATCGGCCTTCCGGAGGTCAACCTCGGCGTGCTCCCCGGAACGGGCGGCACGACCCGCCTCGCGCGCATCGTCGGGAAGTCGAAGGCGATCGAGCTCATGGTGACGGGAAACACCTACACGTTCGAGGAAGCGCAGGAAATGGGGGTCGTCAACCAGGTCTGGGAGGGCTCCCCCGCCGAATGGTGGGAGCAGGTCATGGACTACGCGCGCCAGTTCTGCCCGCCGAACAAGGCCCCGATGGCCGTCGGCCACATCAAGCGCTCCGTGCAGACCGGCTCGGAGATCCCGATCGAGTCCGCGCTCGCGCTCGAGCGCGAGCTCCAGTCCCTTCTCTTCAAGTCGAAGGACGCGAAGGAAGGACTCTCCGCCAACGTCGAGAAGCGCACGCCGAAGTTCAGCGGCAAGTAG
- a CDS encoding threonine/serine dehydratase, whose translation MIPLSDIRAAADRIRGHVHRTPLLSSRSIGESVGAAVFLKCESFQKTGSFKPRGALNKVLSLEGEERGRGLVTVSAGNHAQAVAWAARRTGVPCAVVMPAKAPASKVEAVRGYGARIVFHDDNSTLFDRLRQLQEETGYVFVHPFDDPVVLAGAGTAGLEIIEDLPDVSVVVVPVGGGGLMGGVASAVKQSRPSARVYAVELAEGPGLGPALAAGKPVPVPRPAKTLADGLIPPFVGAIPLAIAREALEAVVTVSEAAIASAMRRLLTRAKLYVEGGGAAATAALLSGAIPVEKSDTVAVLVSGGNVDPERFPFAEPAA comes from the coding sequence ATGATCCCGCTCTCCGACATTCGCGCCGCCGCCGACCGCATCCGCGGGCACGTCCACCGCACGCCCCTCCTGTCTTCGCGCTCGATCGGCGAATCGGTCGGCGCGGCGGTATTCCTGAAGTGCGAGAGCTTCCAGAAGACCGGATCCTTCAAGCCGCGGGGGGCCCTGAACAAGGTGCTCTCTCTCGAAGGGGAGGAGCGGGGGCGCGGCCTCGTCACGGTGTCGGCGGGCAACCACGCGCAGGCGGTCGCCTGGGCGGCGCGTCGCACCGGCGTCCCTTGCGCGGTCGTGATGCCGGCGAAGGCGCCCGCGTCGAAGGTCGAGGCGGTACGAGGGTACGGCGCGCGGATCGTATTCCACGACGACAACTCGACCCTGTTCGACCGGCTGCGCCAGCTCCAGGAAGAGACCGGCTACGTCTTCGTTCACCCCTTCGACGACCCCGTCGTTCTCGCCGGCGCCGGAACGGCGGGGCTCGAGATCATCGAGGACCTCCCGGACGTCTCCGTCGTCGTCGTCCCCGTCGGGGGCGGCGGGCTGATGGGAGGCGTCGCCTCGGCCGTCAAGCAGTCTCGTCCCTCCGCGCGGGTCTACGCGGTCGAGCTCGCCGAAGGGCCGGGTCTCGGTCCGGCCCTCGCCGCGGGGAAGCCCGTCCCGGTCCCGCGTCCGGCGAAGACCCTCGCCGACGGGCTGATCCCGCCGTTCGTCGGAGCGATCCCGCTCGCGATCGCGCGGGAGGCGCTCGAGGCCGTCGTGACGGTCTCGGAAGCGGCGATCGCCTCGGCGATGCGGCGCCTGCTCACGCGCGCGAAGCTCTACGTCGAGGGCGGCGGAGCGGCGGCGACGGCGGCGCTCCTTTCCGGAGCGATTCCGGTCGAGAAGAGCGACACGGTCGCCGTCCTCGTTTCAGGAGGAAACGTCGATCCCGAGCGGTTCCCGTTCGCCGAGCCGGCCGCCTGA